The following are encoded in a window of Spea bombifrons isolate aSpeBom1 chromosome 2, aSpeBom1.2.pri, whole genome shotgun sequence genomic DNA:
- the KCNE1 gene encoding potassium voltage-gated channel subfamily E member 1: protein MNYIAEANVTEVNSLLLTYAQKYTPRPSNTTVIPPADQMEVFYILLLLGFFGFFTFGIMMSYIRSKKREHSSDPYHTYIAKDWNKGQTLPSTMRSVSSCYLVENTFAVEQPTSHIPSTSSN, encoded by the coding sequence atgaattatataGCAGAGGCAAATGTGACGGAGGTGAACTCGCTGCTGTTGACCTATGCACAGAAGTACACCCCTAGGCCAAGTAATACCACGGTTATCCCACCAGCAGATCAAATGGAAGTCTTCTACATCCTTCTCCTTTTGGGATTCTTTGGCTTTTTTACCTTTGGAATAATGATGAGTTATATACGCTCCAAAAAACGCGAACACTCGAGTGACCCCTACCACACGTACATTGCGAAAGACTGGAATAAAGGCCAAACGTTACCTAGTACCATGAGGAGCGTGTCGTCTTGCTACTTAGTAGAGAACACGTTTGCGGTGGAACAGCCTACCAGTCACATTCCATCCACCAGCTCCAACTGA